One Emys orbicularis isolate rEmyOrb1 chromosome 20, rEmyOrb1.hap1, whole genome shotgun sequence genomic window, tGGATTGGGGGGGCTCGTGGGTGACTGTGGAGGGGAACTAGGGACTTGCAGATCTTGCGGGGGGGGGCTCTGAGGAGGGGGACGGTGGCTGGGCGAATCCACAGGGCCacgtgggtggggtggggagagatggcTGAGAGCAGGGAGGACACAGGTGAATTGCTAAGGAGGGGACAATGTTGGGGTCTTCTGGGAAAGGGGTGAACAGGGTTGTCTCCCCTAAGGTCACTGGAGGCTGGTGTTTCCGCAGCCCCTATTGTATGTGCCTGGGCTGCCCTGGCATTGTGCTTTCTGACCCATTGATCCCCATGTAATCAGCAGCCCCTGGGCCCAACCCCCCCATTGGGTTCATTTGGAGCAGAATTATAGTCCGTATCTGTGAGTCAGGCTCAGGAGAGGAGTAAGGGCCGCTATAGAAGAGTAATGCTGCTGTTGGCTGTCCAACTCAGGGAGCACTGATGGTTTTGCTGGTCTCCCCAGGAATCCCATGGTGACAGGCACCTCGGTGCTGGGAGTGAAGTTTGACGGCGGTGTGATCATCGCTGCAGACATGCTAGGCTCATACGGCTCTCTGGCCCGGTTTCGTAACATTTCCAGGATCATGAAAGTGAACGATAACACCGTGCTCGGCGCGTCTGGGGACTACGCTGATTTCCAGTACCTCAAGCAGGTCATTGACCAGATGGTGTAAGTATTTCTCCTCTGCTGACCCATGGAAGCAGACCTTCCCTCTCTCCGTTAGAGGGAGCCCCATTTCCCAGGCAGGGCAAGCTTGCACTCTCGTGCCTATGCTGCGGATACCTAGACGTTGCTCCGCTAGACTttactgtagtaaagaacagaattatcagacacatagatgaacacgatatgttggggaataatcaacacagcttttgtaaagggaaatcatgcctcgccaatctattAGCATTCTTTCAGggggtcagcaaacatgtggacaaaggtgatccagtggatgtagtgtacttgtactttcagaaagtctttgacacactccctcaccaaaggctcttaagcaaaagtAAGAAAAGCGGGAAGGGCCTTTCCTGGATCAGTAACAGGTTTAAAATATAGTAAAGGGTAGGAGtaaatggtcagctttcacagtggagaaaggtaaatagcggggtgcaccaaggatctgtactgggaccagtttgTTTAACATATTCAAAAATGATCAGGAagaaggggtgaacagtgagttggcaaaatttgcagatgatacaaaattactcaagataattagaTCCAAagttgactgcaaagagttacaaagggatctcacaaaactagatgacagggcaacaaaaaggcagataaaattcaatattgataaatgcaaagtaatgcatattgtaaAACATAATTCCAAGTATACATagaaaattatggggtttaaattagctgttaccatcaagaaagagctcttggagtcattgtggatagttctctgaaaacatttccccaatgtgcagcagtagtcaagctaacaatgttgggaaccattaggaatgggatagatagtaagacagaaaatattattctGCCaatatataaatccctggtacgcccacaccttgaatactgcgtgcagttctggtcgtcccatctcaaaaaagatgtatgagaattggaaaaagtacagagaagggcaacaaaaatgattaggggtgtggaacagcttccataggaggagagattaaaaatactgggactGTTTACCATGGGAAAGAGATGACCAAGGGggaatatggtagaggtctataaaatcataaatagttggaagaaaatgaatagggaagtgttatttaccccttcacataaaacaagaaccagtggtcttctgattaaattaataggccgtaggtttaaaaacaaacaaaaggaagtacttcgtcaCACAACGGACAGTTAACTTGTGGATCTTGTCAGGGATTGTTGTGAAGACTAAAAGTACAACTAGATTCAAAACAGAATTAGACAAGTTccaggaggataggtccatcgatggctgttaaccaaggtggtcagggatgcaaccccatgctctgggtgtacctaaaactctgactgccagaagctggcatggtcaatggatcactcgataactgccctgttctgttcattccctctgaagcacctggcactggccactgttgcaagacaggatactgggctagatggaacattcgtctgacccaatatggccattcttatgctctctAGGTTTGCCAGTCTAGCATCTTTCATTAACACtaaaataagcaaaatattttaaatgaatgtaaCACAGATACCCCAAACTAGTGTTTACAAAATTAATTAAACCAGATTTTAGCATCTCTGGAGCTGTTATTTTAAGTGGGAGCTCTTTGTCCGTCTGTCACTGAGAGTGCAAACTTGTCTCCATCCTTTAAGGTCCCACCACTACCACGCCTACTTATCTGGCTTTGAGCATGCAGACTAGCTGGAGATTAATACAGGGCTATTGATTCTTGATCTGCAGTCTCCTTCACCGCAAGAAGGAAATCACAATTTCTGCATGACAAATCTCTCCTCACAGGCCCAGTGTCTCTCCAACAAAGGGCCTATCAACAGGTCTCTCCAGTTACCCTTCATTTACTTTAGATCTATGGCTGATGATCTGTAAGAACGCAGAGCAGGTGTGTGTTTGCTTTAACGGCCTGTCAGGATTTAGTATGTCTTATTGctagcctggctggcaggggtgggggctgtggtTAAATCTAAATTAATGTCAGATGGTTTGTAGGTTTTTCTAAGTTGTCTAAAACTCTTCTCTATACTAGAATTGATGAGGAGCTGTTGGGAGATGGTCACAGTTACAGTCCAAAGGCCATTCACTCCTGGCTGACCAGAGCCATGTACAGCCGGAGATCCAAGATGAATCCGCTCTGGAATACTGTCGTTATTGGAGGCTTTTACAATGGGGAGAGGTAAGTCCCGCACAAGCTATGCGGGATGTGTAGCGTAACTTCTCTGCTGCGTTTCCACTTCAGGGACTCAATCCACTCTCCGCACAATAGAAATAGGTGTCATTTATAGTCCCTGGTAGAATAAAGCTCAGGGCTTGATTTAAGGAAGGACAAACAGTAAATTTGAAAGATCtaaaaatgtttgtaaagcatagGAAAGGGCTTTCAATATGGTCTTATCAAACTTTTGTTATTAACTAATCTGAGGTCTTGGGGCATCACTTTGCTGCCTCTTTCAGATCAGACTATATCTTGTATCATGGTGCATGGATATTTTTCCCTTCCATTgcatgagccagattttcagtacTGGGGCACACGACTGCCTATATAATTTGCATATGCAGTTGTTGCAACTGAATGTGTAATTGCTTCCCTTGTGTGTGCAGGTGAGGCCTGCCTTTTGTATACACAGTTGCATGCTCCTGCCATTATGGCCCTTGGTGTCCCATAGCTCAAATGCACTCTCTCTCCCGCCCCCGTCCACTGAATTTACAGCCTTCTCCTTGCTTCTCCTCAGGGACAGCCTGTCTAGGAGAGAGAGCCCCCATTCCACACTGACTGAGGGCTTTTTTCCTAAACCACTTCATAGGGGAGTGGGCCCTCACTCTATCTAGCAGTACACATCCCGCTCGAATGCAGTCTGCTACAGAGGGAAATACTAGAGGGTATTTTAAAAAGAGGAGTAAGCAGTGTACTTGAAGGCCAGAAAATACCCTGACCCCAAGCAGTTCTTTTGAGTAGTAGTCTGGAAGTTCGTTTGATGCTTGGCCTCGAAAGAACTATCTGTTAAAACAGGAGCCACTGAACATTCCTTCCTTTAGTTGCCTGTGTGCCCAGAGTATCAGCTGGACTTCACCTTTTTCTTGGCTAGCCTGAGGGGTGTTTGCTTTGTCAACTTGTGCTGGAGTTGCATTTGTAAGCTGGCTACAACCCCAGGAGGGTTCTGATGTTTCTTCTGTGCAACCAGGAATGAAAATCTCCATCATTCTGTGTTCAGTTTTCTAGGGTACGTTGACATGTTGGGTGTTGCCTATGAAGACCCTACACTCGCTACTGGCTATGGAGCTTATCTAGCTCAGGTAAGTGCTTGTAGAACATTGATTGGGAACTGTAGAGAGAGGCAGCATAGTTTAGTGGCAAGAGCAGGGAAGTGTGAGTCAGAGGCTTGAGTTCTGTGCTGTGACTAGTGCATGCTGCTCTGTTGCTTTAACTGCAACTTCAGCCTCGTGGAATTgagttattgatttttttttattttttttttttaaatgcagccatTAATGAGAGAAGTCTTAGAGAAGAAACCCATCCTGACGAAGGATGAGGCCCGGGACCTGATTGAGCGCTGCATGAAAATCCTGTACTACAGAGATGCCCGATCATTTAACAGAGTAAGTATCCTGCCTTGGTGTTCCCTGGTCATCCTGCAGGAACTGCAGTGCCTGTTGTGCTGGCTGAACTGACATGCAGAGTCCAGCCTCTAAGTTTGTGTGATTCATCTTCAGTCATGATACTCTGCTGTCTCATAGCAACTTCCTTCCCCTGACTTCAGAGTGGCTTAGAGCTGCTAAgcctcacagcacctctgtgaGATAGTGAAATGGGGAGTATATTTGTTtgagatgtgacttgcccaggatgtCACAGGTTGTTTGCAAAGCTGGGAAGAGAGCTCAGTCCTTGTTCCCTGCTCTTTTCAATCCAGCTTTTCAAGACTTGCAGTGGTTCCTCTATCCCTAGCAAAACGCAGTTTGCCAACTACCAGACAGAACTGGCAAGGAATCTTAGTCTCAAGGTTTTGTAAGGATATTTAAGTAGGCAAAATACACCAAATTAGCTGATGTTTCTCTGAACATTTCGGATGCGGGAATTGACATTGGCACTTATTAGAATGAGTCACTCCAGCTAGCTGACTTCAGATAAGGAGTGTCAGGGCTCAGCCTAGTCCTTCAGTTACCTGTGTATGACCACTGCTTTTGTTGGGCAAAAGGTAAAGGTAATTGAATGTGAAGCTAACTGAGTAGTTATGTTAAAGCAAATTAAGTTAACCCTAACAATTTTTTCAGTGAAAGGTGAGCTTCAGATATTCATTATTTGGTCATAAACTATTATTTACTCCATGTCAAAGCACTAGCAATCTCAGATTTCATTTGCATTAGTCAGGCTTTACTGGCAATTCTAATTGTTGATCTCCTCCTTAGTACGAACTTGCCATCGTGACCGAGAAAGGAGTTGAAGTGGAAGGACCTCTGTCCGTAGAAACCAACTGGGACATAGCACATCTTATCCGGTAGCTTGCCAAAAGTCGTACACTTCACTGAACACTCAAACTGACAAATGTCTTGTAACTTAAGGCCAGCTTCTGCCCTCAAGCTTCTGACTGCCCTGGGAGTTGAGCCTCTCTCTGGCCCTCATGGGGTGGGGGTTTTGTAGATTAACTTAactaaatgccccccccccctttttttttgtgtTGCTCTGCTCTTGGAACAATATTCCTGCTTGGTGCAATACCTTGGGTGAACCTGGGTGCATGAATGTATAGTTCTGGCCAGGAGGGGGAAAACATTTCTTCTAGAAAACTGTCTTTTCTGCACCAAGGGGTAGCTTCTAAGGTATTTGAGGTTGGCTAAATCTTGGACCGGGTTGCTTTGTTTCTATGGCCAGGTTTTGAAGCCATTACTAGACAAAGGTCCCTAGGGAAGAGAGAGGCTGCTGACTTACCTGTTCACCAGTTTTCCACTTGTCTTGGCAACTGCCTTTTATCAAGCATTGTGTATAACACCTAAAATACCCAAATCTGTTTTTCCAGCTTACTGATGTTGACTCTGGTTTGTGTGTTCTGCTTGTCTTCAAACAacctgactttttaaaatctctttaacaGGGGCTTTGAATGAAATCTGAAGAATGGCTTGACGCTGGTGCATCCATATCGCCTTTCATATGTACGGTGTAAATCAGTTATCTACCACAGCTCTGAGTGACCCTGAGTTATAcaagttttgtaaatgaaataaatatgttGAAACAAGTTTGCATGTTTATGGTGTTTAAGCTTGAAAATGTACTCTGCGTGGGACATCTAAAACTGGTGGTGTACCAGAAGAAAAGTCTCATTTTTAGCTTTACTGAACAAGTAACTAAGTCAGAAGCAAAGGGTCAGAGCATTTGAGGTTCACAGGGAGTCAGATGTTCCTCTGTTGAGAAATTAACTACTTCTAATGGTTGGTGGTAAGTGTAGATGTATATGAGCCTCTTCTGGAAGAGGCCAGGATTTAATGGAGCATCCAGTTTGTGCTGGCAAACTTACCTTTCACAATTGTCAGGGGCCTGGCTATGACTTCACCTTCGTTGATAGaaggctgtacctgttctgtcCTATAAGCAGAGCATATTTATTATAAGACATTCTCTTAATCATAGCTGCAGCATGGGTGCTATATAGACCCTCTAATGCAGAAACAGATGAGGGATGGACAACAGTGGGGTCTCCTACTCTACACACCCCTTACTGGCCTTTAAGTCTAGCAGTTGGACATCTTGTCTTGCACTGGTCCTGCTTCTGTCAGTACAGGCCACGCACTACTCCCTCTATGCTTAGAAAGTGCTTTTATCCAGTGATCTCACTGTACGTACAGATTAACTTAAAATAGTACACACACTTCTGGAAATAGATCATGGAATGTACCCAGCTCACACAAGACTGTTCAGGTATATTACCTAAACCAACTTAAATTGTGGGCATGTTTACCATACCCTCAGCAGGGAATACTGTAAGCAGGCAACTATATTTTGCATCCATTTAATTTCCTTGTAGAGGGCATTGCACTCCTCCCAAGTACAGAAATCTCTTTCAAAGCCATCACAACATTTGGAATATCCAGAAGCAGTGGAAGACTGGAGTTGCAAACTTGAATTGAGGTAGGCAGACCTGCTGCTGCCCTTTCAGTGACTGACAGCATGGTTCATGGTCGGTGACCAAAGTTTGCTCTATAGGTTCCTATACTGGCTGAGCAGGACGCTTTTAATTGTAGAGGGTCTGTGCTTAGATGGAGACATGCTGAAGACAAAAGCTTCAGGTTATTATAATGAATGTGAAAATATGACTTACTTGCCAAGTTCATCGGCCCTTGCAACAGGAACCCTCTTCATTTCAGATGAGTTAACACTGTTATAAACAGTGTTACCTCATCTGTTTTGCTCTGGAGCTGCTGATCTCCAGAGTCTCCTGCTTATTTACTATGGAACTAGGTTTGATGATATCCTATTCCAGAATCTGGCAATTCAGTAACATTATTTAACACCATGAGGTGATACAGAGCAAAACGTCACTGTTACATCACTTATTCCCAAGACTGGTCATTCTAACCTAAAAGTGCAGTGttctccccttcctgcccaccATGCTCCACAAGAGTTTAGCAGCTGTAAAGAGATCTTACTAGGCCAGCATTGCATTTACACAACCTGTTACATGCTAATAGCTGAAGTATTAATAAAAACCTGACACttgggaaaataaaaatgttttgagatgCAGTCTCTTTGCTTCCCACGTGCTCAGTTTCACAACTTAAGTAAGCACTCTGCAAAGCTTTAGTGTAGCATCCAGCAGTTTGGGATGACTTGGCATGACTGTAAGCCTGGCAAAACTAAGAGCTACCTGGTTGTAGGCCTCAGTCTCTCAATTTACCTTGAAGCTGAACTGAAATGCATTTCAGAAAAACATCAACCTTTAGTAGAGGTGCACACTTAGAGGTGTGACAACCACTCAAACAACATGAGCAGCCTGGAATACCAACAACTGTTGGAGAAACCGGGTCATGAATTTGTATCATGATCGGTAAAAACTTTTAGCTTACCTTTTAATCCAATACCAGGtgcattacacaaagtaaaactatttccccattttTATCCCCCGCCCCTCCCTACGGTTCCTtacaccttcttgttaactgctggaaatgggccattttgattaccactacaaagttttttttcccctctcctgctggtaatagctcaccttaactgatcactcattatagtgtgtatagtaacacccattgtttcatgttctctgtgtgtatatcttcctactgtattttccactgcatacatcagatgaagtgggttttagcccacgaaagcttatgctcaaataaatttgttagtctctaaggtgccacaagtactcctgttctttttgcggatacagactaacatggctgctactctgaaaccaattttTAATAACACCATATGGAGCAAGTGCTAAACTACACCAGCTAGATAACAACACAGGGCTCCAACCTTTCCTCACAAGTAagtctggagggggaaaaaaaaatcaacgtgACTGCAAGTGTTGACTAGTGTGCCTATTGTCCCCATATTTAAGCACTACGCAGGAAAATTAGACTTGCAAAGACTTACTCACATATGAGTGTTTTATGAGCAGGCTTGTACTTAAAACATATTAAGTAGTCCAATGTCCTGTGAGGAAAGTACTTCAATATCTTCTCCATGGTGCAGATTGGAAAAACTTGATACCAAGAGGTTAAGGATTTCAAATTttcaaacttaggtgcctaaagttgagCAGGGACTTGGATGCCTAACTTTAGACTCCAGTGACTTGGCCGGGGCTACATAATATCAgcgcagagccaggattagaacttgAGTTGCTAGCTCCCAGCCTGTGCTCTGGTCACAGGCCTAATGCTTTACTGACCTTTGTAAATagtaaaaacaaaacctttgcTCTTTAGCTTATAGCTGTCTTAAGAAAAAAAGATATTGCCTCCAAAGAATTAAAATACCAGTTCATTCAGTTAAATAGATGGTCTGACACATTTATACTTTCACAAATGATTCTGTATATGGCTGGTCTTCGACAGTCTTACAGCTCTTACCATTCACTGGTCTAACAAGAGGTCCTGCTAACATCAAATTCTAAAGGGACTTGGATGAAGCCCTTGAAAGAGAACCTCACCTCAACAGTGATTACAGTGAATGAACTAAAACCATTTAAAATTAGGAATTTTAAAAGTTCTGTAATCAAAGGGCCTCATCATAATAATAGGAGACAGTAGGATAACTTGGTATGAACATCATACAAAGAACTGCCCATAGCACGCATGGTCTTAAGACACATCATACAAGGACTTAGAGATGAGATGCCTCCACTTTTTTGGGATCGCAGGTCATGTGTCTATCCAACTAATACATTAGGAGGATAGTAAAGAATGCAGCTACATGTAGCTAAAATACTGAATAGTCTGCTTAAACTGGGCCATCTCTTTGCAACTGATTTACTCTTGTAATTATAATTCACGACTGCTGCTTAAGTTTCATTTAAATAGGGTCCATTTATCAGCATTTATGAGGTAAACAACTTAAAAACTTTAAGCTGTAGTTTAAGAATGTAGAGGTTGcaaaataaagatgaaatgcAATGAATGTTTTTACAGTAGACTATAAATACGTACGATTTATGCttttcagactttaaaaaaaaaaaacaccctcaaaGTCAGGACAACAGGCTGTCCCACTTAACCTACTGTAGTTAATATATGGCAGTTAGGGGCCAAACTCTGCTAAAGTCACATTGATTTTGTGGAGGGCTGCAAGGTACAAGTgagggcagaatcaggctcttaa contains:
- the PSMB4 gene encoding proteasome subunit beta type-4; the protein is MEAGGMRLPFWAGGAAPGELYSLPCLSAAGPGLESQAGGGGPLTRTQNPMVTGTSVLGVKFDGGVIIAADMLGSYGSLARFRNISRIMKVNDNTVLGASGDYADFQYLKQVIDQMVIDEELLGDGHSYSPKAIHSWLTRAMYSRRSKMNPLWNTVVIGGFYNGESFLGYVDMLGVAYEDPTLATGYGAYLAQPLMREVLEKKPILTKDEARDLIERCMKILYYRDARSFNRYELAIVTEKGVEVEGPLSVETNWDIAHLIRGFE